One window of Curtobacterium sp. 458 genomic DNA carries:
- a CDS encoding ABC transporter ATP-binding protein, with protein MSMEGAAWSSLYKISTAKDGKHGLSRASLRRIMTFAVPYRWKLVVFIALSVVGAFLAVATPVLAGQVVDVIAARGEVGTIVRLAVVIALVAVADAGASLLTRWYSARIGEGVILDLRTAVFDHVQKMPIAFFTRTRTGALVSRLNNDVIGAQQAFSGTLSGVVTNLVALVLTLIVMLSTSWLVTVIAVVMLPLFLVPARRMGTRLAALRREAADHNSAMSTQMTERFSAPGATLVKLFGRPDEESEEFRVRAARVRDIGVRTAMLQFVFVTALTLVAALALALVYGLGGALALGGQLNTGDVVTLALLLTRLYVPLTSLANARVEIMSAVVSFERVFEVLDIVPLIQEKPDAVAVPDGPVAVEFDDVRFAYPSADKVSLASLEEVSTLDTRGGDEVLHGVSFRIEPGQTVALVGTSGAGKSTIAQLLSRLYDVDSGAVRLAGADVRDVSFASLRSTMGMVTQDGHLFHETIGSNLRLARPDATDDEVWDAVRRARLEPLVRSLPDQLDTMVGERGYRLSGGERQRMTIARLLLAQPRVVILDEATAALDSTSEAAVQAALGEALEARTALVIAHRLSTIRSADQILVVEDGTIVERGTHEELLAVGGRYEELHRTQFAVQKDVAPDEQAFSGSGATQRP; from the coding sequence ATGAGCATGGAAGGCGCCGCCTGGAGCTCGCTCTACAAGATCTCCACCGCCAAGGACGGGAAGCACGGGCTCTCCCGCGCCTCACTGCGGCGGATCATGACGTTCGCGGTGCCGTACCGGTGGAAGCTCGTCGTCTTCATCGCCCTGTCGGTCGTGGGGGCGTTCCTCGCGGTCGCGACACCGGTGCTCGCCGGGCAGGTGGTCGACGTCATCGCAGCTCGCGGCGAGGTCGGCACGATCGTCCGGCTCGCCGTCGTGATCGCCCTCGTCGCCGTCGCCGACGCCGGTGCCTCGCTCCTGACGCGCTGGTACTCGGCACGGATCGGTGAGGGCGTGATCCTCGACCTCCGCACGGCCGTGTTCGACCACGTCCAGAAGATGCCGATCGCGTTCTTCACCCGCACCCGGACCGGTGCGCTCGTCAGCCGCCTCAACAACGACGTCATCGGCGCCCAGCAGGCCTTCAGCGGCACGCTGTCCGGCGTCGTCACGAACCTCGTGGCGCTCGTGCTGACGCTGATCGTGATGCTCAGCACCTCGTGGCTCGTCACGGTCATCGCGGTGGTCATGCTGCCGCTGTTCCTCGTCCCGGCGCGGCGCATGGGCACCCGCCTGGCCGCGCTCCGCCGCGAGGCCGCCGACCACAACTCGGCGATGAGCACCCAGATGACGGAGCGCTTCTCGGCGCCGGGCGCCACGCTCGTGAAGCTGTTCGGGCGGCCGGACGAGGAGTCCGAGGAGTTCCGGGTCCGTGCCGCACGCGTCCGCGACATCGGGGTCCGCACCGCGATGCTGCAGTTCGTGTTCGTCACGGCGCTGACGCTCGTCGCCGCGCTCGCGCTCGCGCTCGTGTACGGCCTCGGCGGGGCACTGGCGCTCGGCGGGCAGCTCAACACGGGTGACGTCGTGACGCTGGCACTCCTCCTCACCCGTCTCTACGTGCCGCTGACGAGTCTCGCGAACGCCCGGGTCGAGATCATGAGCGCAGTGGTGAGCTTCGAGCGCGTGTTCGAGGTGCTCGACATCGTGCCGCTCATCCAGGAGAAGCCCGATGCGGTCGCCGTGCCGGACGGACCGGTCGCGGTGGAGTTCGACGACGTGCGGTTCGCCTACCCGTCGGCGGACAAGGTCTCCCTCGCCTCGCTGGAGGAGGTCTCGACGCTCGACACCCGCGGCGGCGACGAGGTGCTGCACGGCGTCTCCTTCCGGATCGAGCCGGGGCAGACCGTCGCGCTCGTCGGCACGTCGGGTGCCGGGAAGTCCACGATCGCGCAGTTGCTGTCGCGCCTCTACGACGTCGACTCCGGCGCGGTCCGTCTGGCGGGTGCGGACGTCCGCGACGTGTCGTTCGCGTCCCTGCGGTCCACCATGGGCATGGTCACGCAGGACGGTCACCTGTTCCACGAGACGATCGGGTCGAACCTCCGCCTCGCACGACCGGACGCGACCGACGACGAGGTCTGGGACGCCGTCCGTCGTGCCCGCCTCGAGCCGCTCGTCCGGTCGCTGCCGGACCAGCTCGACACCATGGTCGGTGAGCGCGGGTACCGGCTCTCCGGCGGCGAGCGCCAGCGGATGACCATCGCCCGGCTCCTGCTCGCGCAACCCCGGGTCGTGATCCTCGACGAGGCCACCGCCGCTCTCGACTCGACGTCCGAGGCGGCGGTGCAAGCAGCGCTCGGCGAAGCACTCGAGGCCCGGACGGCGCTCGTCATCGCGCACCGGCTCTCCACCATCCGGAGCGCCGACCAGATCCTCGTCGTCGAGGACGGCACGATCGTCGAACGGGGGACGCACGAGGAGCTCCTCGCCGTCGGCGGCCGCTACGAGGAACTGCACCGCACCCAGTTCGCGGTGCAGAAGGACGTGGCGCCCGACGAGCAGGCGTTCAGCGGGAGCGGGGCCACGCAGCGGCCGTGA
- a CDS encoding sulfite exporter TauE/SafE family protein, whose product MSAWSVLTVSVLVVAGVVAGIIGTAGGITSLVAYPALLAVGLPPFAANVTNSVALLGSGASSAFRAREQLRDHPTTIRRWLPLTVGASTAGAVLLVVTPAHLFDRIVPFLVLAGGALLLLQPVLDRRRRRTPTGAAAPTGTGAAVPSIAGVGLYNGYFGAGAGVLMIAVLLLTGEPSLPRANAAKNVLLVAADLVPAVVFAVSGHVVWSAALALGAGAVVGGLIGPTVAGRVPHGVLRIAIAGCSVALAVYLFVTVG is encoded by the coding sequence GTGTCAGCATGGAGCGTGCTGACGGTCTCGGTCCTCGTCGTCGCCGGCGTCGTGGCCGGCATCATCGGCACGGCCGGCGGCATCACGTCGCTCGTGGCGTACCCGGCGCTCCTGGCGGTCGGACTCCCGCCGTTCGCCGCGAACGTCACGAACTCCGTGGCCCTGCTCGGCAGCGGCGCGAGTTCTGCGTTCCGCGCGCGGGAACAGCTCCGCGACCACCCCACCACGATCCGGCGGTGGCTGCCCCTGACCGTCGGCGCCTCGACGGCCGGTGCCGTGCTGCTCGTCGTCACCCCGGCGCACCTCTTCGACCGGATCGTCCCGTTCCTGGTGCTCGCGGGCGGCGCCCTGCTCCTGCTCCAGCCCGTCCTCGACCGACGTCGCCGCCGCACGCCGACCGGAGCAGCAGCCCCGACCGGGACCGGAGCGGCCGTGCCGAGCATCGCCGGGGTCGGCCTCTACAACGGGTACTTCGGAGCCGGTGCGGGCGTGCTGATGATCGCCGTGCTGCTCCTCACGGGCGAGCCGAGCCTGCCCCGGGCGAACGCGGCGAAGAACGTCCTCCTGGTGGCGGCCGACCTCGTCCCCGCCGTGGTGTTCGCCGTGTCCGGGCACGTCGTGTGGTCCGCGGCGCTGGCACTCGGGGCGGGCGCGGTCGTCGGCGGCCTGATCGGACCGACGGTGGCGGGGCGCGTGCCGCACGGGGTGCTGCGCATCGCGATCGCGGGCTGCTCGGTCGCGCTCGCCGTGTACCTGTTCGTCACCGTCGGCTGA
- a CDS encoding FGGY family carbohydrate kinase, translating into MTLVAGVDSSTQSCKVTIRDADTGAVVREGRAAHPDGTSVDPRHWWDALGAAIADAGGFDDVASVAVAGQQHGMVALDADGRVVRDALLWNDVRSADAAAQMVGELGREAWVARSGLVPVASFTGTKLRWLREAEPENAARVAAVALPHDWLSWRLRGYGPADESPLGPDLDALATDGSDASGTAYWDPVRREYDGELFEAALGRGLRVAAGAGGAAEAVVVPRVVAPDEAMGALDGDVELPGGSVARAGLVVGAGLGDNAGAALGLGLGPGDVAVSLGTSGTVFGVTDTEVTDPSGTVAGFADGTGSRLPIVTTLNAARVLEVIGGLLGVDHDALGELALQAPAGADGLVLVPYFVGERTPNRPDATASLLGMTPATTDRAHLARAAVEGMLCALADGLAAVEGTGVEVSRLLLIGGAARNEAVRVVAAQVFGRDVELPEPGEYVAAGAARQAAWVLTGSLPSWSIATTTIAADPRPEVLERYRSAAA; encoded by the coding sequence GTGACCCTCGTCGCCGGGGTCGACTCGTCGACCCAGTCCTGCAAGGTCACGATCCGCGACGCCGACACCGGCGCGGTCGTCCGGGAGGGCCGAGCGGCCCACCCGGACGGCACGTCCGTCGACCCCCGCCACTGGTGGGACGCGCTCGGCGCCGCGATCGCGGACGCCGGCGGGTTCGACGACGTCGCGTCCGTCGCGGTCGCGGGGCAGCAGCACGGCATGGTGGCGCTCGACGCGGACGGTCGCGTGGTGCGCGACGCGCTCCTCTGGAACGACGTGCGCAGTGCGGACGCGGCCGCGCAGATGGTCGGCGAACTCGGCCGGGAGGCATGGGTCGCCCGCTCGGGGCTGGTCCCGGTGGCCTCGTTCACCGGCACGAAGCTGCGGTGGCTCCGCGAGGCGGAGCCGGAGAACGCGGCGCGCGTCGCGGCCGTCGCACTCCCCCACGACTGGCTGTCGTGGCGGCTGCGCGGGTACGGTCCGGCGGACGAGAGCCCGCTCGGCCCCGACCTCGACGCGCTCGCGACCGACGGCTCGGACGCCAGCGGCACGGCGTACTGGGACCCGGTGCGCCGCGAGTACGACGGGGAGCTGTTCGAGGCCGCCCTCGGCCGTGGTCTGCGGGTCGCCGCTGGTGCCGGCGGCGCTGCGGAGGCCGTCGTGGTGCCGCGGGTGGTCGCGCCGGACGAGGCGATGGGCGCGCTCGACGGCGACGTCGAGCTGCCGGGCGGCTCGGTCGCACGGGCGGGGCTGGTCGTCGGCGCGGGACTCGGCGACAACGCCGGGGCAGCGCTCGGCCTCGGGCTGGGCCCGGGTGACGTCGCGGTGTCCCTCGGCACGAGCGGCACCGTCTTCGGCGTGACCGACACCGAGGTGACGGACCCGAGCGGGACCGTGGCGGGCTTCGCCGACGGGACCGGGTCGCGCCTCCCGATCGTCACGACGCTCAACGCGGCCCGCGTGCTCGAGGTGATCGGCGGCCTCCTCGGCGTCGATCACGACGCGCTCGGCGAGCTGGCGCTGCAGGCGCCCGCCGGTGCCGACGGACTCGTCCTGGTGCCGTACTTCGTCGGCGAGCGCACCCCGAACCGACCGGACGCGACCGCGTCCCTGCTCGGCATGACCCCGGCGACCACGGACCGGGCGCACCTCGCCCGCGCTGCGGTCGAGGGGATGCTCTGCGCCCTCGCCGACGGTCTGGCCGCCGTCGAGGGCACCGGGGTCGAGGTGTCCCGGCTGCTCCTCATCGGCGGTGCCGCACGGAACGAGGCCGTCCGCGTCGTCGCGGCGCAGGTGTTCGGCCGCGACGTCGAACTGCCGGAGCCGGGCGAGTACGTCGCCGCCGGTGCTGCCCGGCAGGCGGCGTGGGTGCTCACGGGCTCCCTGCCGTCGTGGAGCATCGCGACGACGACGATCGCGGCGGACCCGCGCCCCGAGGTGCTCGAGCGGTACCGCTCGGCGGCTGCCTGA
- the xylA gene encoding xylose isomerase, with the protein MATTPTRDDKFSFGLWTIGYNGSDPFGGPTRPALDVVEAVEKLDEIGAYGLTFHDDDLFAFGSTDAERQAQIDRLKGALESTGIIVPMVTTNLFSAPVFKDGGFTSNDRAVRRFALRKVLRNIDLAAELGAKTFVMWGGREGSEYDSAKDVQAALERYREAVNLLAQYVTDKGYDIRFAIEPKPNEPRGDILLPTLGHAIAFTETLERPELFGINPEVGHEQMAGLNFTAGIAQALYQGKLFHIDLNGQRGIKYDQDLVFGHGDLQNAFSLVDLLEHGAPQGGQAYDGPRHFDYKPSRTEDITGVWDSAKANMRMYLLLKERAQAFRADPEVQEALSAAKVDELSTPTLNSGESYDDFLADRSAFEDFDADAYFGGKGFGFVRLQQLAIEHLMGAR; encoded by the coding sequence ATGGCAACGACGCCCACCCGTGACGACAAGTTCTCCTTCGGTCTCTGGACCATCGGCTACAACGGCTCCGACCCGTTCGGCGGCCCGACCCGTCCCGCGCTCGACGTGGTCGAGGCGGTCGAGAAGCTCGACGAGATCGGCGCCTACGGCCTGACCTTCCACGACGACGACCTGTTCGCGTTCGGGTCGACCGACGCCGAGCGTCAGGCGCAGATCGACCGACTCAAGGGCGCCCTCGAGTCGACCGGGATCATCGTGCCGATGGTCACGACGAACCTGTTCTCGGCGCCGGTCTTCAAGGACGGCGGGTTCACCTCGAACGACCGCGCCGTCCGTCGTTTCGCGCTCCGCAAGGTGCTCCGCAACATCGACCTCGCCGCCGAGCTCGGTGCGAAGACGTTCGTCATGTGGGGCGGCCGCGAGGGCTCCGAGTACGACTCCGCGAAGGACGTCCAGGCGGCGCTCGAGCGCTACCGCGAGGCCGTCAACCTCCTCGCCCAGTACGTCACCGACAAGGGCTACGACATCCGCTTCGCGATCGAGCCGAAGCCGAACGAGCCCCGCGGCGACATCCTGCTGCCGACCCTCGGCCACGCGATCGCCTTCACCGAGACGCTCGAGCGTCCCGAGCTCTTCGGCATCAACCCCGAGGTCGGCCACGAGCAGATGGCCGGGCTGAACTTCACGGCCGGCATCGCCCAGGCGCTCTACCAGGGCAAGCTCTTCCACATCGACCTCAACGGGCAGCGCGGCATCAAGTACGACCAGGACCTCGTGTTCGGCCACGGCGACCTGCAGAACGCGTTCTCGCTCGTCGACCTGCTCGAGCACGGCGCACCGCAGGGCGGCCAGGCCTACGACGGTCCCCGCCACTTCGACTACAAGCCGTCGCGCACCGAGGACATCACGGGCGTCTGGGACTCGGCGAAGGCGAACATGCGCATGTACCTCCTCCTCAAGGAGCGTGCGCAGGCGTTCCGCGCCGACCCCGAGGTCCAGGAGGCCCTGTCCGCCGCGAAGGTCGACGAGCTGAGCACCCCGACGCTGAACAGCGGCGAGTCGTACGACGACTTCCTCGCCGACCGCTCCGCCTTCGAGGACTTCGACGCCGACGCCTACTTCGGCGGCAAGGGCTTCGGCTTCGTGCGCCTCCAGCAGCTCGCGATCGAGCACCTCATGGGCGCTCGGTGA
- a CDS encoding AAA family ATPase → MGVDTAASIWIVTGSPGSGESTVSRGLAGALHHAARVAADDLQAMLVSGAVWALGEPADEAARQVDLCYRNVGALSANFARAGFSTVIDCVVPDADHLDRLLGHLPAVPVSLVVLDPGGAVCRARNAQRPAADRFDFDDHEGLRRSMRSGFGDRGWWIDTAEQSVERTVRDVVEGAVAGRRGRLDPAGDVGAEPYPCPDPGAARTERRPREERP, encoded by the coding sequence ATGGGCGTCGACACGGCTGCGAGCATCTGGATCGTCACCGGCTCGCCGGGTTCGGGGGAGTCGACCGTCAGCCGGGGACTCGCCGGCGCACTGCACCACGCTGCACGCGTCGCGGCGGACGACCTGCAGGCGATGCTGGTGTCCGGTGCGGTCTGGGCGCTGGGCGAACCGGCCGACGAGGCCGCTCGTCAGGTGGACCTCTGCTACCGCAACGTCGGCGCACTGAGCGCGAACTTCGCTCGGGCCGGGTTCTCGACGGTGATCGACTGCGTCGTGCCGGACGCGGACCACCTTGACCGGCTGCTGGGACACCTGCCCGCGGTACCGGTGTCGTTGGTGGTGCTCGACCCCGGTGGAGCGGTCTGTCGCGCGAGGAACGCCCAGCGGCCTGCGGCGGACCGTTTCGACTTCGACGACCACGAGGGGCTTCGGCGCTCGATGCGCTCCGGGTTCGGTGACCGCGGTTGGTGGATCGACACCGCGGAGCAGTCCGTCGAGCGGACGGTGCGCGACGTGGTCGAGGGGGCCGTCGCGGGCCGCCGTGGACGACTCGATCCGGCCGGCGACGTCGGTGCCGAGCCGTATCCTTGCCCGGACCCCGGTGCTGCCCGGACGGAGCGCCGGCCGAGGGAGGAACGACCATGA
- a CDS encoding DUF1801 domain-containing protein has protein sequence MPERSDALSAEERKAIRVRAAELKKREDGDAAVRAIIGDMTPGEQEIALRIHDAILERVPQLQPKPRYGQPAYYRDGKVVCFFMAASKYGTTSCTFGFDDATLVQDGGVWPSAYGITALGDEDEARLLALVERAVG, from the coding sequence GTGCCGGAACGATCAGATGCGCTGTCCGCCGAGGAGCGGAAGGCGATCCGTGTCCGCGCGGCCGAGCTGAAGAAGCGCGAGGACGGCGACGCTGCCGTCCGCGCGATCATCGGCGACATGACCCCGGGCGAGCAGGAGATCGCGCTCCGCATCCACGACGCGATCCTCGAACGGGTGCCCCAGTTGCAGCCCAAGCCGCGTTACGGGCAACCCGCGTACTACCGGGACGGCAAGGTCGTCTGCTTCTTCATGGCCGCGTCGAAGTACGGGACCACGTCGTGCACCTTCGGCTTCGACGACGCCACGCTCGTCCAGGACGGCGGCGTGTGGCCGAGCGCCTACGGGATCACGGCCCTCGGCGACGAGGACGAAGCGCGGCTGCTCGCGCTCGTCGAACGCGCCGTGGGGTGA
- a CDS encoding TetR/AcrR family transcriptional regulator encodes MTSPTLTPARSATDAQRAVVDAADALYAEHGIASVSTGDVARRAGIDAAAVTDAFPTQHDLVVAVLQRWHATWTTALDRIADESEDPRDEVLAVFDHLERCFAAEDWHGCAFINLHAELGRQDPEIAELARAHVVQVEQHLTQVCSRAGLPAHVAQTIVLLVEGARVDSAVQRSPQAARTARLGAAMLMAVYGTEQSA; translated from the coding sequence ATGACCTCCCCGACCCTGACCCCCGCGCGGAGCGCGACCGACGCGCAACGCGCCGTCGTCGACGCCGCCGATGCCCTGTACGCCGAGCACGGCATCGCGTCCGTGTCGACGGGGGACGTCGCTCGACGAGCCGGCATCGACGCTGCGGCCGTGACCGATGCCTTCCCGACGCAGCACGACCTCGTCGTGGCCGTGCTCCAGCGGTGGCACGCGACCTGGACCACCGCACTGGACCGGATCGCCGACGAGTCGGAGGACCCACGCGACGAGGTCCTCGCGGTGTTCGACCACCTCGAACGCTGCTTCGCCGCGGAGGACTGGCACGGGTGCGCGTTCATCAACCTGCACGCCGAGCTCGGCCGGCAGGACCCCGAGATCGCCGAACTCGCGCGTGCGCACGTCGTCCAGGTCGAGCAGCACCTGACGCAGGTGTGCTCCCGCGCCGGGCTCCCCGCGCACGTCGCGCAGACGATCGTGCTGCTGGTGGAGGGTGCACGGGTCGACTCGGCCGTGCAGCGGTCCCCGCAGGCGGCCCGCACCGCACGACTCGGAGCCGCGATGCTCATGGCCGTCTACGGGACCGAGCAGTCCGCCTGA
- a CDS encoding AraC family transcriptional regulator, with the protein MTHPTPTRVQVDSQSDDLDVARDLLAEEYAGSEWRAERTDEPFGFRFRAVGDAAMTLRTIRFDGHLSGTMSRSDDHMVQWTTRGRATITPPGEEPIVMEPGRPQLWPQSGAGFDYRDYDQRLVQVDRSALREVAGERGSDPESLQLDHRVRPDDRALQVWRNAVQLISHTVLDGKASPLLQAEMGRLGALALLELYPVVSATLPNELLLPRNAHLRRAVEYVHEHCHLPITSTDLAQVASLSLRALQHAFQRTFDCSPNAYIRRVRLDRVRDDLLRGDPATTSIAEVAKHWGFGHAGRFSATYHQQHGEYPRETLRRSA; encoded by the coding sequence ATGACCCACCCCACCCCAACCCGAGTCCAGGTCGATTCGCAGAGCGACGACCTCGACGTCGCGCGCGACCTCCTCGCGGAGGAGTACGCCGGCAGCGAGTGGCGGGCGGAACGGACGGACGAACCGTTCGGCTTCCGGTTCCGGGCCGTCGGCGACGCCGCGATGACCCTGCGGACGATCCGGTTCGACGGCCACCTGTCCGGCACCATGTCCCGGTCCGACGACCACATGGTGCAGTGGACGACACGCGGCCGCGCGACGATCACCCCGCCGGGCGAGGAACCGATCGTCATGGAACCCGGCCGACCGCAGCTGTGGCCGCAGAGCGGTGCGGGGTTCGACTACCGGGACTACGACCAGCGGCTCGTCCAGGTGGACCGTTCGGCGCTCCGCGAGGTCGCCGGCGAGCGCGGTTCCGACCCGGAGTCGCTGCAGCTCGACCACCGGGTGCGTCCGGACGACCGGGCGCTGCAGGTCTGGCGGAACGCGGTACAGCTCATCTCGCACACGGTGCTCGACGGGAAGGCGTCGCCGCTGCTCCAGGCGGAGATGGGACGGCTCGGTGCGCTGGCCCTGCTCGAGCTCTACCCGGTGGTGTCGGCGACGCTGCCGAACGAGCTGCTGCTCCCCCGCAACGCGCACCTGCGACGGGCGGTCGAGTACGTCCACGAGCACTGCCACCTGCCGATCACGAGCACCGACCTGGCCCAGGTGGCGTCGCTGAGCCTCCGCGCGCTGCAGCACGCGTTCCAGCGCACCTTCGACTGCTCACCGAACGCCTACATCCGCCGCGTGCGCCTCGACCGCGTCCGGGACGACCTGCTCCGAGGCGACCCGGCGACCACGAGCATCGCCGAGGTGGCCAAGCACTGGGGCTTCGGGCACGCCGGGCGCTTCTCGGCGACCTACCACCAGCAGCACGGCGAGTACCCCCGCGAGACGCTCCGCCGTTCCGCCTGA
- a CDS encoding glycoside hydrolase family 3 N-terminal domain-containing protein, with amino-acid sequence MTLEEKTAQLVGYWLDQNGVVAPMQGEMAAAQHGTTLAEITRHGIGQFTRVYGTRPVEPDERAAWLWAEQRRLKRETRLGIPALVHEECLTGLAAWKAATFPTPLAWGAAFDPELVEQVGTAIGDSMRELGVHQGLAPVLDVVRDPRWGRVDECIGEDPYLVGTVGTAYVRGLQAAGVDATLKHFLGYSASQAGRNHAPVHAGPREVADVFLPPFEMALRDGGARSVMNSYAEVDGVPVASDPALLTDLLRDGLGFDGTVVADYFSVAFLEVMHGVAADRGEAAALALTAGIDVELPTGDAYLGPLVERVRSGAVDEALVDRAVLRVLRQKERLGLLDPDAFEDDAPTGVELDTPRHRALAGALAARSLVLLSNERVRGAAGIAAAAGGAAAADGAAPVLPLPAGASVAVIGPNADRAEALQGCYSFANHVLAAHPDLPLGFAIPTVREALADTLGSAAVRFAAGCSVTGEDRSGIADAVAVALASDVAVVVVGDQAGLFGRGTVGEGNDTESLDLPGVQRELVEAVVATGTPTVMVLLTGRPYAIGWALDGPGPRPAAVVQAFFPGEAGGTAIADLLTGVTSPSGRLPVTLPRSAGAQPYTYLHPRLGGPSDVTAADSTPVRPFGFGLGYTSFTYEDLVVDGSVATSGAFSVEVTVRNTGDRDGEDVVQLYGHDVAASVTRPLVQLLGYTRVAVPAGGAVRVRFDVPVQRFGFTDRAMRRVVEPGDVEVWVASHAGASRPGGTVRADGIVAVGRGAGPIPAPGTATDRAVVRVTGPVREVLPADRRVVTATVR; translated from the coding sequence ATGACGCTCGAGGAGAAGACGGCGCAGCTCGTCGGCTACTGGCTCGACCAGAACGGCGTCGTCGCCCCGATGCAGGGCGAGATGGCCGCCGCGCAGCACGGCACCACGCTCGCCGAGATCACGCGGCACGGCATCGGCCAGTTCACCCGCGTCTACGGCACACGGCCCGTCGAACCAGACGAGCGTGCGGCGTGGCTGTGGGCCGAGCAGCGTCGCCTCAAGCGTGAGACCCGTCTCGGCATCCCGGCGCTCGTGCACGAGGAGTGCCTCACCGGGCTCGCCGCGTGGAAGGCCGCGACCTTCCCGACCCCGCTCGCGTGGGGTGCGGCGTTCGACCCGGAGCTCGTCGAGCAGGTCGGCACCGCGATCGGCGACTCGATGCGCGAGCTCGGCGTGCACCAGGGCCTCGCGCCCGTCCTCGACGTCGTCCGCGACCCGCGCTGGGGGCGGGTCGACGAGTGCATCGGCGAGGACCCGTACCTCGTCGGCACGGTCGGCACGGCCTACGTCCGCGGGCTCCAGGCGGCCGGGGTCGACGCGACCCTGAAGCACTTCCTCGGGTACTCGGCGTCGCAGGCGGGGCGGAACCACGCGCCCGTGCACGCCGGACCGCGCGAGGTCGCCGACGTCTTCCTGCCGCCGTTCGAGATGGCGCTGCGCGACGGCGGCGCCCGGTCGGTGATGAACTCCTACGCCGAGGTCGACGGGGTGCCGGTCGCCTCCGACCCGGCGCTGCTGACGGACCTGCTGCGGGACGGGCTCGGCTTCGACGGCACCGTCGTGGCCGACTACTTCTCGGTCGCGTTCCTCGAGGTCATGCACGGCGTCGCGGCCGATCGTGGCGAGGCCGCCGCGCTCGCCCTCACCGCCGGGATCGACGTCGAGCTGCCGACCGGGGACGCCTACCTCGGGCCGCTCGTCGAGCGCGTCCGGTCGGGTGCGGTGGACGAGGCGCTCGTCGACCGGGCCGTGCTCCGGGTCCTGCGGCAGAAGGAACGGCTGGGGCTGCTCGACCCCGACGCGTTCGAGGACGACGCGCCGACCGGTGTCGAACTCGACACCCCGCGGCACCGTGCCCTCGCCGGGGCGCTCGCCGCGCGGTCGCTCGTGCTGCTGTCGAACGAGCGCGTGCGCGGAGCCGCTGGCATCGCGGCCGCTGCTGGCGGCGCGGCCGCTGCTGATGGCGCGGCGCCCGTCCTCCCGCTCCCCGCAGGCGCCTCGGTGGCGGTCATCGGCCCGAACGCCGACCGAGCCGAGGCCCTGCAGGGCTGCTACTCCTTCGCGAACCACGTGCTCGCCGCCCACCCGGACCTGCCCCTCGGGTTCGCGATCCCCACCGTCCGCGAGGCCCTCGCCGACACCCTCGGCTCCGCCGCGGTGCGGTTCGCCGCCGGCTGCTCGGTCACGGGCGAGGACCGCTCCGGCATCGCCGACGCGGTCGCGGTCGCACTGGCCTCGGACGTGGCGGTCGTCGTGGTCGGCGACCAGGCAGGGCTCTTCGGACGCGGCACCGTGGGGGAGGGCAACGACACCGAGTCGCTCGACCTGCCCGGCGTGCAGCGCGAGCTCGTGGAGGCCGTCGTCGCCACCGGCACCCCGACCGTCATGGTGCTCCTGACCGGCCGACCGTACGCGATCGGATGGGCGCTCGACGGACCTGGACCCCGACCGGCCGCGGTCGTCCAGGCGTTCTTCCCCGGTGAGGCCGGCGGCACCGCGATCGCTGACCTGCTGACGGGGGTGACATCCCCGTCCGGCCGGCTGCCGGTCACCCTGCCCCGATCCGCGGGCGCGCAGCCGTACACCTACCTGCACCCGCGGCTCGGCGGGCCGTCCGACGTCACGGCGGCGGACTCGACGCCCGTGCGACCGTTCGGCTTCGGCCTCGGGTACACGTCGTTCACGTACGAGGACCTCGTCGTGGACGGGTCCGTCGCGACCTCGGGTGCGTTCTCCGTCGAGGTCACCGTCCGCAACACCGGCGACCGTGACGGTGAGGACGTCGTGCAGCTCTACGGCCACGACGTCGCCGCGTCGGTCACCCGGCCGCTCGTGCAGCTGCTCGGCTACACGCGGGTCGCGGTGCCCGCAGGGGGAGCGGTGCGGGTCCGCTTCGACGTGCCCGTGCAGCGGTTCGGGTTCACCGACCGCGCGATGCGCCGGGTCGTCGAGCCAGGTGACGTCGAGGTGTGGGTCGCGTCGCACGCGGGGGCGTCCCGGCCGGGAGGCACGGTGCGCGCCGACGGGATCGTCGCGGTCGGGCGCGGAGCGGGTCCGATCCCCGCGCCCGGTACCGCGACGGACCGTGCGGTGGTGCGCGTCACCGGCCCGGTGCGCGAGGTGCTGCCGGCCGACAGACGGGTGGTGACCGCAACGGTGCGCTGA